The following coding sequences are from one Candidatus Thermokryptus mobilis window:
- a CDS encoding DNA-methyltransferase, which yields MGRRIGTKTSSFGSPGRVNHDSSVFYSRKLFQDLPKEKSVEYVENKIPAEFLNRIFCKSSEDMSELPSNSIHLVVTSPPYNVGKEYDEDLNLNEYREFLKRVFSEVKRVLVPGGRLCINVANLGRKPYLPLHIYIIQDMLDLGFLMRGEIIWNKAGGGSPSTAWGSWLSAKNPTLRDQHEYILVFSKDTFARQNPFNRKSTISREEFLEFTKSVWTFPAVSAKEIGHPAPFPVELPYRLIQLYTFEGEVVLDPFMGSGQTAIAALKSRRFYVGYEIVPEYVELAQKRIKIYEGQGYLF from the coding sequence ATGGGCAGAAGAATAGGAACAAAAACGAGCTCGTTTGGCTCACCGGGTAGAGTAAATCATGATTCGTCAGTTTTTTATTCGCGTAAGCTATTTCAAGACCTCCCAAAAGAGAAATCAGTTGAGTATGTTGAGAACAAAATACCGGCTGAATTTCTAAATAGGATTTTCTGCAAATCAAGCGAAGATATGAGCGAACTTCCTTCAAACAGTATCCATTTAGTTGTGACATCTCCCCCTTATAATGTAGGCAAAGAATACGATGAAGACCTTAATCTGAACGAATACAGAGAATTTTTAAAAAGAGTTTTCAGTGAGGTAAAGAGAGTTCTTGTACCTGGCGGAAGGTTATGCATCAATGTTGCAAATTTGGGAAGAAAACCTTATTTGCCTTTACATATTTATATAATACAAGATATGCTTGATCTTGGTTTTTTGATGAGGGGAGAAATTATATGGAACAAAGCCGGTGGAGGGAGTCCATCAACCGCTTGGGGTTCTTGGCTTTCAGCAAAAAATCCTACTTTAAGAGATCAACACGAGTATATTCTTGTCTTTTCAAAAGATACATTCGCAAGGCAGAATCCATTCAATAGGAAAAGCACTATTTCCCGTGAGGAGTTTCTTGAATTCACAAAAAGCGTATGGACATTCCCAGCCGTATCTGCAAAAGAAATAGGTCATCCGGCTCCTTTTCCTGTTGAACTACCTTATAGATTAATTCAGCTCTATACCTTTGAAGGAGAGGTAGTGTTGGACCCATTTATGGGAAGTGGTCAAACTGCGATTGCAGCTTTAAAATCAAGAAGGTTTTATGTTGGTTACGAGATAGTCCCAGAATATGTGGAACTCGCTCAGAAAAGAATAAAAATTTATGAAGGTCAAGGTTATTTGTTTTAA
- the gatA gene encoding Asp-tRNA(Asn)/Glu-tRNA(Gln) amidotransferase subunit GatA, translating to MTHKRFDVLTYDDIREGLLSGKFTCESIVKGYIERIRSYERLNAFISVFEDKAIERGIEIDKKIKEGRFGKLAGMVIAVKDNICIKDERCTCASRILENFISLYNATVIERLLEEDAIIIGKTNLDEFAMGSSTENSYFGPTLNPFDETRVPGGSSGGSAVAVAVGLCTTALGSDTGGSIRQPASFCGVYGLKPTYGRVSRFGLVAFASSFDTIGPLANSTRDIALVLQVIAGRDENDSTCADVPVPDYLSFIGLDVKGLRVGVPEEYFSLGLDDEVREAIQKRIDFLSENGAIIEKISLPHTEYNIPTYYILVTAEASSNLARYDGARYGYRASGVKSLYEMYVKSRSEGFGAEVKRRIMLGTYVLSAGYYEAYYRKAQKVRRLIKEDFDRAFEKVDVIITPTSPTTAFKLGEKIDDPLQMYLSDIYTVSVNLAGVPAINVPVGFDSKGLPIGMQIIGRQFDEGTILRVSDFIERNFEGNK from the coding sequence ATGACACATAAAAGGTTTGATGTTTTAACTTACGATGATATAAGGGAAGGTCTTCTATCGGGGAAATTCACTTGCGAATCCATTGTGAAAGGTTATATAGAGAGAATAAGGAGTTATGAGCGGTTAAACGCTTTTATAAGCGTTTTTGAGGATAAAGCGATTGAAAGGGGGATTGAAATTGATAAGAAAATAAAAGAAGGTAGATTTGGGAAACTTGCTGGAATGGTCATTGCGGTTAAAGACAACATTTGCATCAAAGATGAAAGGTGCACTTGTGCATCAAGGATACTTGAGAATTTCATTTCGCTTTACAACGCCACTGTGATTGAGCGTCTTTTAGAGGAAGATGCGATAATAATTGGGAAGACGAATCTTGATGAGTTTGCGATGGGTTCTTCTACTGAAAATTCTTATTTTGGTCCTACATTGAATCCATTTGATGAGACGCGAGTTCCCGGGGGTTCAAGCGGTGGTAGTGCTGTTGCGGTTGCCGTTGGGCTTTGTACGACTGCTCTTGGCTCTGATACGGGTGGTTCAATAAGGCAACCGGCTTCGTTTTGTGGGGTCTACGGGCTTAAACCGACTTATGGGAGAGTTTCAAGGTTCGGACTTGTAGCTTTTGCTTCGTCTTTTGATACGATAGGACCACTGGCAAATTCAACGAGAGATATAGCGCTTGTCCTACAGGTTATAGCTGGGCGTGATGAAAATGATTCAACTTGTGCAGATGTTCCAGTTCCTGATTATTTAAGCTTCATCGGCTTGGATGTGAAGGGTTTGAGAGTTGGTGTTCCAGAAGAGTATTTTTCCTTGGGGCTTGATGATGAGGTAAGGGAGGCGATTCAAAAAAGGATTGATTTTTTAAGTGAGAATGGAGCTATAATTGAAAAAATCTCTCTTCCACATACCGAATACAATATCCCAACTTATTATATACTTGTAACCGCTGAGGCATCTTCAAATCTTGCTCGCTATGATGGGGCAAGATATGGATATAGAGCTTCGGGTGTTAAGAGTTTATATGAGATGTATGTTAAGTCAAGGAGCGAAGGTTTTGGGGCTGAGGTTAAAAGGAGGATAATGCTTGGAACCTATGTTTTATCGGCTGGATATTATGAGGCATATTATCGTAAAGCACAAAAGGTGAGACGATTGATAAAAGAGGACTTTGATAGGGCATTTGAAAAGGTGGATGTCATAATAACGCCGACATCGCCGACGACGGCTTTCAAGCTTGGTGAAAAGATTGACGATCCGCTTCAAATGTATCTTTCCGATATTTACACTGTTTCAGTCAATCTAGCTGGTGTTCCAGCGATAAATGTTCCTGTTGGGTTTGACAGCAAGGGATTGCCAATTGGCATGCAGATAATAGGGAGACAATTTGACGAGGGGACAATTTTAAGGGTTTCGGATTTCATTGAAAGAAATTTTGAAGGCAATAAGTGA
- the tatA gene encoding twin-arginine translocase TatA/TatE family subunit, with amino-acid sequence MFGLGWQELLLILIVLLILFGGRRLPELARGLGSGIKEFKKALREEEQPQDEKPKEIEQKTEKKDQA; translated from the coding sequence ATGTTTGGGCTTGGGTGGCAAGAGTTATTGTTAATTTTGATTGTGTTGTTGATACTTTTCGGTGGAAGGCGTCTCCCGGAGCTTGCTCGTGGGCTTGGTTCGGGGATAAAGGAGTTCAAAAAAGCGCTTCGTGAAGAAGAACAACCTCAGGACGAGAAACCGAAGGAAATTGAGCAGAAGACGGAAAAGAAAGATCAAGCTTAG
- the purQ gene encoding phosphoribosylformylglycinamidine synthase subunit PurQ has translation MLEGKFKFGVVVFPGSNCDHDVYYVLSEIFKQDVKFIWHKDDSVGDVDVVVLPGGFSYGDYLRPGAIARFSPVMKDVVRFANEGGVVIGICNGFQILVEAGLLPGAFLRNKSLRFICKNVYIKVENNETIFTSLCKKGDVLKIPIAHGDGNYYVDDETLDELIKGDRIVFRYCDKNGNVDEASNPNGSVFNIAGVINEGGNILGMMPHPERCSDPALGCTDGAKIFNSLIYSLNFVRKFLIEQK, from the coding sequence ATGTTGGAAGGAAAATTTAAATTCGGTGTTGTGGTCTTTCCGGGTTCAAATTGCGACCATGATGTTTATTATGTTTTAAGCGAAATTTTTAAGCAGGATGTTAAATTCATTTGGCACAAGGATGATTCCGTTGGTGATGTTGATGTTGTGGTTTTGCCGGGTGGATTTTCATATGGGGATTACTTAAGACCTGGGGCTATCGCGAGGTTTTCTCCTGTGATGAAGGATGTCGTTAGGTTTGCAAATGAAGGCGGGGTTGTTATCGGGATATGCAATGGGTTTCAAATTTTGGTTGAGGCGGGACTTTTGCCAGGGGCTTTTTTGAGGAATAAATCACTGCGTTTTATTTGTAAAAATGTTTATATCAAGGTTGAGAACAATGAAACGATTTTTACCTCACTTTGTAAAAAGGGGGATGTCTTAAAAATTCCAATTGCTCACGGTGACGGGAATTATTATGTTGATGATGAAACGCTTGATGAGTTAATAAAGGGGGATCGCATCGTTTTCAGATATTGTGATAAAAATGGCAATGTTGATGAAGCGTCAAATCCAAACGGTTCTGTTTTCAACATAGCGGGGGTGATAAATGAGGGGGGAAATATTCTTGGGATGATGCCTCATCCCGAGAGGTGTTCAGATCCCGCGCTTGGTTGCACTGATGGCGCGAAAATTTTTAATTCTTTGATTTATTCTTTAAATTTCGTCAGAAAATTTCTTATTGAACAAAAATAA
- a CDS encoding ThaI family type II restriction endonuclease — protein sequence MIEQLNQMFGDEKIVEKIKRKLPYMLFIAEVEMSKSGKVGMEVGTLREQIIIALLIYKFGYENVKPNPITTEDFDIELYGKPVSIKTIKKNLPKRIGKFSGSGIKLIWTVDWEKVENFYRNYEPKSEMLLVEVSWGKDGGFYYIPSEVQREVFGEIGRNRYIYRHRRGTNPRGVEISNEGIKRLIEHRQTRKIDIFWERPEIGAEIIYKPYQRWVEIWAEE from the coding sequence GTGATTGAACAGTTAAATCAAATGTTCGGAGATGAGAAGATCGTTGAGAAGATAAAGCGCAAGTTGCCTTATATGCTTTTCATAGCAGAAGTTGAAATGTCAAAATCTGGCAAAGTCGGAATGGAAGTCGGGACTCTGCGAGAACAAATCATAATAGCACTCCTGATTTATAAATTCGGATATGAAAATGTGAAACCTAACCCAATTACTACCGAAGATTTTGACATTGAATTATATGGAAAGCCTGTTTCCATAAAAACAATAAAGAAGAATTTGCCAAAAAGAATTGGAAAGTTTTCTGGGAGTGGGATAAAACTTATATGGACAGTTGATTGGGAAAAAGTGGAGAATTTTTATAGAAACTACGAACCAAAAAGTGAGATGCTGCTTGTGGAAGTATCTTGGGGTAAAGATGGTGGATTTTACTATATTCCATCTGAAGTTCAAAGAGAAGTTTTTGGAGAAATAGGGAGGAATAGATATATATACCGCCATAGAAGAGGAACAAATCCAAGAGGTGTTGAGATAAGTAATGAAGGAATCAAGAGATTAATTGAACACCGGCAAACGAGAAAAATAGATATTTTTTGGGAAAGACCTGAAATCGGTGCAGAGATAATTTATAAGCCATATCAGAGGTGGGTTGAAATATGGGCAGAAGAATAG
- a CDS encoding Sec-independent protein translocase subunit TatA/TatB, with translation MFDNIGFGELLVIALFILIFFGPKKIPDIARSLGRAIREFRKAMQDVQSEIQSVTGIDIDGEISSVSEQPKIEAPKDLDDLKFSKDENLNERKVESVNLGFEEKDVRLDKSRKKSRMMKEVKKSSGRVKTKSKRK, from the coding sequence ATGTTTGATAACATTGGATTTGGGGAACTTCTTGTAATAGCTCTTTTCATATTGATTTTCTTTGGACCGAAGAAAATACCTGATATAGCGAGAAGCTTAGGAAGGGCAATCCGTGAGTTTAGGAAGGCAATGCAGGATGTTCAAAGTGAAATTCAAAGTGTGACGGGGATTGACATTGATGGTGAGATATCCTCGGTGAGTGAGCAACCCAAGATTGAAGCGCCAAAAGATCTTGACGATTTAAAGTTTTCAAAGGATGAGAATTTAAATGAAAGAAAAGTTGAAAGTGTTAATTTGGGTTTTGAGGAAAAGGATGTTCGGTTGGACAAATCCCGAAAGAAATCCAGGATGATGAAAGAGGTGAAGAAATCCTCAGGAAGGGTGAAAACAAAATCAAAGAGGAAATGA